Part of the Enterobacter pseudoroggenkampii genome, GCTGGGGACAGTTTTCCAGCGGCTTTCGTGAAGCGCTGACCATGGCCTGGCTGGCGATGGCGGCCAACAAAATGCGTACCCTGTTGACGATGCTCGGCATCATCATCGGTATCGCCTCGGTGGTGTCGATTGTGGTGGTGGGCGACGCGGCCAAGCAGCTGGTGCTGGCAGATATCCGCGCCATCGGCACCAATACCATTGACGTGTATCCCGGCAAAGACTTTGGCGACGACGAGCCGCAGTATCAGCAGGCGCTGAAATACGACGATCTGGCGGCCATTCAGAAGCAGCCGTGGGTCAACTCCGCCACGCCTGCGGTGTCGCAGAACCTGCGCCTGCGGGTGGGCAATGTCGACGTTGCCGCCAGTGCGAACGGCGTTAGCGGAGACTATTTCAACGTCTACGGCATGACCTTCAGTGAAGGCGCTACCTTTAACGCCGAACAGCTGGCGGGCAGGGCGCAGGTGGTGGTGCTGGACGCGAACTCGCGCAGGCAGCTCTTCCCCAATAAAGTCAATGTGGTAGGCGAAGTGATCCTGGTCGGCAACATGCCTGCCACGGTCATCGGCGTGGCGGAAGAGAAGCAGTCGATGTTTGGCAGCAGCAAGATCCTGCGCGTCTGGCTGCCCTACACCACCATCTCCGGGCGGATTATGGGGCAGTCCTGGCTCAACTCCATCACCGTGCGCGTAAAGGAGGGCTACGACAGCGCGCTCGCCGAACAGCAGCTTGAGCGGCTGTTAATCCTGCGCCACGGGAAGAAAGATTTCTTCACCTGGAATATGGACGGCCTCTTGAAAACGGCGGAAAAGACCACACGTACTCTTCAGCTGTTCCTCACGCTGGTGGCGGTGATTTCGCTGGTCGTCGGCGGCATCGGGGTGATGAACATCATGCTGGTGTCGGTAACCGAGCGTACCCGGGAGATCGGCATCCGCATGGCGGTCGGGGCCCGCGCCAGTGACGTGCTGCAGCAGTTTTTGATTGAAGCCGTGCTGGTGTGTCTGGTCGGCGGGGCGATGGGCATTGCGCTCTCGATGATGATCGCGTTTGCACTCCAGCTCTTTTTACCCGGCTGGGAGATTGGCTTCTCGCCGGTTGCCATTATTACCGCATTTTTGTGTTCGACCTTTACCGGCATTTTGTTTGGCTGGTTGCCCGCCCGCAATGCGGCGCGGCTGGATCCGGTGGACGCGCTGGCTCGGGAATAACCCGAAAATAAAAATGCCAGCCGATCGGGCTGGCATTTTGACTGCGGGATGTACACAATAAAACAGAGAGCTATGCAACCGTCTCTGCTTCAACGGGTACGATTAGGCTTGCATGATTGCCTTTTGGTCCCTGGTGTACATCGAACCGGACGGACTGCCCGGCTTTGAGCGTTCTGTAACCATCCATCTGAATGGTGGAATAGTGAGCGAAGATATCCTCGCCGCCGCCTTCGGGGCAGATGAAGCCAAACCCTTTGGCGTTGTTGAACCACTTAACAGTACCCATTTCCATGCTTCGACATCCTTCGTAAATCTTATAAGTTAAGATGGAATGAACCGGTGGTGGAGTGGGGGCTGTTCAAAACCTCGCCATCTCACGCTTGTACAATTTAGAGAAACGAAAGAAGTCGTCAAGCGTTTGGCGCTGGAGATGGGACAATAATCAACCAAAGTTTGAAGCAGTTAACGCTATTGCAATAGTTTGTGACAGACATCGCGGATGACAGTAATAGATGATTGTTATCTAACATCTGAGGTAGATTCAAAGTGGTTATGCATAATGGGTAAGACCAACGATTGGCTGGATTTTGACCAGCTGGCGGAAGATAAAGTGCGCGACGCGCTAAAACCGCCATCTATGTATAAAGTTATGTTAATGAACGATGATTACACGCCGATGGAATTTGTTATTGACGTGCTACAAAAGTTCTTTTCTTATGATGTAGAACGTGCAACGCAACTGATGCTTACCGTTCATTATCGTGGCAAAGCTATCTGCGGCATCTTCACAGCCGAAGTGGCGGAAACCAAAGTGGCGATGGTGAACGACTATGCGAGGGAGAACGAGCATCCGTTGCTGTGTACGCTGGAAAAGGCCTGATAAGGCATAAAATTGGGGGAGGTGCCTATGCTCAATCAAGAACTGGAACTCAGTTTAAACATGGCTTTCGCCAGAGCGCGTGAGCACCGACATGAGTTTATGACCGTCGAGCATTTACTGCTCGCACTGCTTAGCAACCCATCTGCCCGCGAAGCGCTGGAAGCCTGCTCCGTGGATCTGGTGGCGCTACGTCAGGAACTCGAAGCCTTCATCGAACAAACCACACCGGTGCTGCCAGCCAGTGAAGAAGAGCGCGACACGCAGCCGACGCTCAGCTTCCAGCGCGTGCTGCAGCGCGCGGTATTCCACGTCCAGTCTTCCGGACGTAGCGAAGTGACTGGCGCAAACGTCTTAGTCGCCATCTTCAGCGAGCAGGAGTCACAGGCTGCCTACCTGCTGCGCAAACACGAAGTCAGCCGCCTCGACGTGGTTAACTTTATCTCTCACGGAACGCGCAAAGACGAGCCTAACCAGGCATCGGATTCCAGCAATCAGGTCAATAACAATGAAGAGCAAGCAGGCGGGGAGGATCGTATGGAAAACTTCACCACCAACCTTAACCAGCTTGCTCGCGTTGGCGGTATCGACCCGCTGATTGGTCGCGATAAAGAGCTGGAGCGCGCGATCCAGGTGCTGTGCCGTCGCCGCAAGAACAACCCGCTGCTGGTGGGGGAATCGGGCGTGGGTAAAACCGCGATTGCGGAAGGGCTTGCCTGGCGTATTGTGCAGGGCGACGTGCCGGAAGTGATTGCCGACTGCACCATCTACTCGCTGGATATCGGCTCGCTGCTGGCGGGCACCAAATACCGCGGTGATTTTGAAAAACGCTTCAAGGCGCTGTTAAAACAGCTGGAGCAGGACACCAACAGCATCCTGTTTATCGATGAGATCCACACCATCATCGGCGCGGGTGCGGCCTCCGGTGGCCAGGTGGATGCGGCTAACCTGATCAAACCGCTGCTCTCCAGCGGCAAGATCCGCGTGATTGGCTCCACGACCTACCAGGAGTTCAGCAACATCTTTGAGAAAGACCGTGCGCTGGCGCGCCGCTTCCAGAAAATCGACGTGACCGAACCGTCCGTCGAGGAAACGGTGCAGATCATCAACGGCCTGAAGCCGAAGTACGAAGCGCACCACGACGTGCGTTACACCGCGAAAGCGGTCCGTGCGGCGGTGGAGCTGGCGGTGAAATACATCAACGACCGTCATCTGCCGGATAAGGCGATTGATGTGATTGACGAGGCGGGGGCGCGTGCGCGTCTGATGCCGGCCAGCAAGCGTAAGAAAACCGTTAACGTGGCGGATATTGAGTCCGTGGTGGCCCGCATCGCGCGTATCCCTGAGAAGAGCGTGTCTCAGAGCGACCGCGACACGCTGCGCACCCTCGGCAATCGCCTGAAAATGCTGGTCTTTGGTCAGGATAAAGCCATCGAGGCCTTAACCGAAGCGATCAAGATGGCCCGTGCCGGACTGGGGCATGACCACAAGCCTGTCGGTTCCTTCCTGTTCGCTGGCCCGACTGGCGTGGGGAAAACCGAGGTGACGGTTCAGCTCTCCAAAGCGCTGGGCATTGAGCTGCTGCGCTTTGATATGTCCGAGTATATGGAGCGTCACACCGTCAGCCGTTTGATTGGTGCGCCTCCGGGCTACGTGGGCTTTGACCAGGGCGGTCTGCTCACCGACGCGGTGATCAAGCATCCGCACGCGGTCCTGCTGCTCGATGAAATCGAGAAAGCGCACCCGGACGTGTTCAACATCCTGCTGCAGGTGATGGACAACGGGACGCTGACCGACAACAACGGGCGCAAGGCGGACTTCCGCAACGTGGTGCTGGTGATGACCACCAACGCCGGGGTGCGTGAAACCGAGCGTAAATCCATCGGCCTGATCCACCAGGATAACAGCACCGATGCGATGGAGGAGATCAAGAAGATCTTCACGCCGGAGTTCCGTAACCGTCTGGACAACATTATCTGGTTCGATCACCTGTCTACCGAGGTGATCCATCAGGTGGTGGACAAGTTCATCGTCGAGCTGCAGGTTCAGCTGGATCAGAAAGGCGTGTCGCTGGAAGTGAGCCAGGAGGCCCGCAACTGGCTGGCCGAGAAAGGCTACGACCGTGCGATGGGTGCCCGTCCGATGGCGCGTGTGATTCAGGACAACCTGAAGAAACCGCTGGCGAACGAACTGCTGTTTGGCTCGCTGGTGGACGGCGGCCAGGTGACCGTGGCGCTGGACCAGGCGAAGAACGAACTGACGTACGATTTCCAGAGTGCGGCGAAGCACAAGCCGGAAGCGGCTCACTGAGTTATAAGATAAAAGCAAAACGGCAACTTCGGTTGCCGTTTTTTTTGTTTTCTCCCTCTCCCCGTGGGAGAGGGCCGGGGTGAGGGCTACAGGCCGCAGAGGAATTTTGCGAGGCGCTTTCCAGTTTCTTTCGAAGTCAGTTGCTGGATAAATACACAGTAATAAAATGGCGGCGCACCTGCAAAATCAGGTGCCGGGATTGGCGTCCTGAAAGTGTGCACAAACAATCTTACGTGCATAAAGGATCACATATGACTGATATTAATAATTTCGCCCAACTTTACAGCGAACTCTCCCTCAACCCCGATCTCCCCACCCTTGCCGAGCGCTGCAAACTGCTCACCGAAATCCTTCTCGACTGCAAATCACTCCCTCAAACGCAGCCCGTATGCCGTTGCCTGGGGGCTTATCTGGAAGAGGTGAAAACCGGCCTCACGGAATCCATGCGTGATTTTCAGATACTGGAATTTGAGGAAGAAGCGGCACAGCCGCGGCAAAAAGAGTGGCTGCTGGAAGATACAGAAACGAAATGTGACTACTGCCGGGCGTTAAACCACGTGCTGCTGGTGTCGCATTTTGACCGCGATATGTTGCCGCATCTTACGGGATTACTTCACGACATGGCGCATTCTATGGCAGGAGATTTAATCGCTCCTGTACAACCATGGATGACAATACATCTTCCGACGCAGCAACACTAAAGCCATAAATAAAAAAGGCCGGAATAATCCCGACCTTTTAAATATTCATCTGCCATTACAGGCGAAAACAATTAGCGACTACGGAAGACAATGCGGCCTTTGCTCAGGTCGTACGGGGTCAGTTCAACAGTCACTTTGTCGCCCGTCAAAATGCGGATGTAGTTTTTGCGCATTTTACCGGAGATGTGCGCAGTTACCACGTGACCGTTTTCCAGCTCTACGCGAAACATGGTATTAGGTAACGTATCAAGTACGGTACCCTGCATTTCAATATTGTCTTCTTTGGCCATCTAATCCTCTGGGGTATCACTACCAAGTTTTGAACCGGCAAGATAATGCCGAAATTCATCAATTAAGTAAAGAATTGCGCGATTAAAACGCAGCAAAACAGTTTCGGCGCATTGCCCAAGCGTCACGGTACAACCGAACAGGAAGCGCATTCGTAAAGGGGAGACGACAGGATAAACGTCAGGACGTTATCTGAAGCGAGGGTCCCAAACGGCGGCGGGGCAACAGGCAGAAGCTACTCTGCGGCGTAATTATAACACCCTCACAAAAAATATGCGGAAAACATTTAGGCATTGGGCATAAAGAGCGTTCTCGGTATCCAGAAGTCGCGCGGGAGCTTCTCCTGACGGCTGGTATCAAGCTGTTCGATGTACTGGCGTCGCGGGATTTCAATAGCACCCAGGGAGGCCGTGTGCTCGTTGAGCACCTGACAATCGATCAGGCGTCCGCCGCGCTGGGCAAACGCCTCGCAGAAGACCAGCAGCGCAGTTTTTGAGGCGTTAACCGCACGAGAGAACATCGACTCACCGCAAAACAGCGTCCCCTGCGCCACGCCGTACATGCCGCCAACGAGTGCTCCGCCTTCCCACACCTCGATGGAGTGGGCGTAGCCAAGCTCATGGAGCTGGTGGTAGGCGGTAATGATATCGCGGGTTATCCATGTCCCTTCATAACGGTCTTCAGCACAGCCTTCAATGACCTGACCAAAGGCGTGGTTGAGGGTGACGCGGTAAGGTGATTTCGCATGGAAACGCTTCATGCTGCGGCTCAGGTGAAACTGCGCTGGCCACAGCACGGCACGCGGATCGGGAGACCACCATAAAATCGGATCGCCAGGGGAAAACCAGGGGAATATACCGCGCTGGTACGCCATTAATAGTCGAGCGGGACTGAGGTCACCACCGAGGGCCAGCAGCCCGTTGGGCTCACGCAGCGCCCCTTCCGGAGAAGGGAACGCGATGTTATGACGAGAAAGCTGGACCAGGCGCATGACAGCAAAACTCCAGTACGCGAGTGAGGACGCTACAAATATAGTCTACAGACGCTGTTTAAACTGGTAGTAGCGACCCTGTTTTGCCAACAGTTCTGTGTGACTACCTTGCTCAATAATGTGCCCGTTGTCCATCACAATTATCCGATCAAAGCTCGCCAGTCCGCGCAGGCGGTGCGTGACCATCAGCACGGTTTTGCCGGTCATGACATTCGCCAGTAAATCAAGGATTTGGCTCTCGGTCGTGGCATCCAGCCCTTCGGTGGGCTCGTCAAGCAGCATCAGCGGCGCATCGTGCAGCAGCGCGCGCGCAATCGCCAGGCGGCGCAGCTCTCCGCCGGAGAGCTGGCGGCCACCTTCGCCCAGCCAGCTGTTCAATCCCTCGTCCTCAAGCAGCTTTTGCAGTCCGACCTGCTCCAGCACGGCGCGAAGGGCATCATCAGAGGCCACTGGCGCGGCCAGCAGCAGGTTATCGCGCAGCGTGGCGCTAAACAGATGCACGCGCTGTGGAACGACGCTCACGGTCTTGCGCAGGGCCTGCTCGCTGAAATCAGTCAGCAACGTATTATTAAAACGAATATGACCGCGCTGCGGATCCCAGGCGCGGGTCAGCAGCTGCAGCAGCGTCGATTTACCGCAGCCGGTACGGCCGAGGATCGCAATCCGCTGTCCTGCATTAACTGACAGATTGATACCGTCCAGCGCGTTCTGCGCCTGTTTGTCGTAGGCGAAAGTGACCTCTTCAAGCGTTAGCGCAACCTGCTCAGGTACCACGGTCTGCCCGGAACTGAACGTGACTTCAGGCTCCTGCTCGGCAATCTGGGTGATGCGCAGAGCAGAGGCGATGACCTGCCCCAGATGCTGGAAGGCGCCCGTCACCGGGGCCAGCGCTTCAAACGCGGCCAGCGCGCAGAAGACGAAAAGGGCAATAAGCGGACCCGGCTGTGTATTTCCCCCGATATCGCCGGAGGCCAGCCACAGCATGGCTATTACCGCCACGCCGCCGATTAACATCATCAGCGCCTGAGAGAAGGCCGTCAGCTCCGACTGGCGGCGCTGGGCTTCATGCCAGTTCAGCTCCGTGCTTTCCATCCGCGCGCGGTAGCGCTTGCTGGCACCAAAAATGGTCAGCTCTGCCTGCCCCTGAAGCCAGGAGGTTAGCTGCTGGCGGTAGTCTCCGCGCAGACGCGTCAGGTTTTCTCCGGTGGATTTCCCGGCGCGGTAAAACAGCGGTGGCAGAATGATGAGCGTCAGCAGCATGATCCCGCCCAGCGTCAGCGCCACGGGAACATCCAGAACAGACAGCCCCAGCGTGACAACCACAATCACCACAAATGCGCCCACGATCGGGGAGATCACGCGCAGGTACAGGTGATCCAGCGTGTCGACATCCGCAACGACACGGTTGAGTAGCTCACCCTGACGAAAACGCGCCAGCCCGGCAGGGGAGAGGGGCAGCAGCTTGCTGAAAGTGTAGATGCGCAGGTGCTGCAGCACGCGGAAAGTGGCGTCGTGGCTGACCAGCCGTTCGAAATAGCGTCCGGCAGTACGGGTGATGGCGGTACCGCGAACCCCGGCAGCCGGAAGCATGTAGTTGAAGCTGTATAATCCGGCGAACCCCGCGACGGCCGAGGCCGACAGGAACCAGCCGGAAAGCGTGAGCAGTCCGATGCTGGCGAGCAGCGTGACAATGGCCAGCACAATCCCCAGCGTCAGCATCCATTTGTGGCGTTTATAGAGCGCAAGATAAGGCAGCAGAGCACGCATCAGATGTCCTCCTGACGGTTCGCCAGCAGGGCGGCAAACGGTCCCTGCGCGGCAACGAGAGAGGCGTAATCGCCTTGCTCAACAATACGGCCGTTCTCCATGACCCAGATCTGGTCCCAGTCGGCAATGCCTTCCAGCTGATGGGTGACCATCAGGGTGGTTTGCTGCCGGGAGGCGGCGTTCAGGGCTTCCATTACGCGCTGCTCGCTGTGGGCATCCAGGCTGGCGGCGGGTTCATCCAGCAGCATCAGCTGGCAAGGATTCAACAACGCGCGGGCAACGGCCACACGCTGCGCCTGTCCGACTGACAGCCCGGCGGACTGGTCACCGACCTCGGTATCTACCCCTTGCGGGAGCAGCGGCAGAAACTCGCTGACCCAGGCGCGGTCGAGAACCGATTGCAGTTCATCTTCACGCGCATCCGGGCGCGCCAGCAGGACGTTTTCACGCAGCGTAGCGGCGGGAAGCTGCGGGTTTTGGCCCACCCAGCTGAGCTGTTTACGCCAGGCGTCAGGATCGAGGTTACGCAGTTCGGTTCTGTTGATCCGCAGTGAACCCGTATAGGCCATAAATCCGGATAGCGCATTCAGCAGAGAACTTTTCCCGGAACCGCTGGTGCCGACGAGCACCACGCGTTGTCCGGCAGGTAAGGTAAAGTTCAGCGGACCCGCAAGCACTTTGCCTTCGGGTGACAGAATGGAAAAGTCCTGCGCTTCGATGGTCACGGGCTCTTTAGCATTCAGCGTCACGTCACCGCGCTCCGGGTGTGCCAGCGGCGTTTCCAGGAACGTTTTCAGGCTATCGGCTGCGCCAACCGCCTGGGCTTTGGCGTGATAGAAGGTCCCCAGATCGCGAAGCGGCTGGAAAAACTCCGGGGCCAGGATCAGCGCCAGGAACCCGGCAGAAAGGGTCACCGCCGTGCCGTAATGGCCGAAATC contains:
- the macB gene encoding macrolide ABC transporter ATP-binding protein/permease MacB; protein product: MTALLELNNIRRSYPSGDGPVEVLKGISLRVEAGEMVAIVGASGSGKSTLMNILGCLDKPTSGTYRVAGTDVSTLDGDALAKLRREHFGFIFQRYHLLSHLNAAQNVEVPAVYAGVERKKRLERAQMLLTRLGLAERLEYQPSQLSGGQQQRVSIARALMNGGQVILADEPTGALDSHSGEEVMAILHQLRDQGHTVIIVTHDPQVAAQAERIIAIHDGELVSNPPPRESRAAAPKEALPTSTGWGQFSSGFREALTMAWLAMAANKMRTLLTMLGIIIGIASVVSIVVVGDAAKQLVLADIRAIGTNTIDVYPGKDFGDDEPQYQQALKYDDLAAIQKQPWVNSATPAVSQNLRLRVGNVDVAASANGVSGDYFNVYGMTFSEGATFNAEQLAGRAQVVVLDANSRRQLFPNKVNVVGEVILVGNMPATVIGVAEEKQSMFGSSKILRVWLPYTTISGRIMGQSWLNSITVRVKEGYDSALAEQQLERLLILRHGKKDFFTWNMDGLLKTAEKTTRTLQLFLTLVAVISLVVGGIGVMNIMLVSVTERTREIGIRMAVGARASDVLQQFLIEAVLVCLVGGAMGIALSMMIAFALQLFLPGWEIGFSPVAIITAFLCSTFTGILFGWLPARNAARLDPVDALARE
- the cspD gene encoding cold shock-like protein CspD, whose protein sequence is MEMGTVKWFNNAKGFGFICPEGGGEDIFAHYSTIQMDGYRTLKAGQSVRFDVHQGPKGNHASLIVPVEAETVA
- the clpS gene encoding ATP-dependent Clp protease adapter ClpS — encoded protein: MGKTNDWLDFDQLAEDKVRDALKPPSMYKVMLMNDDYTPMEFVIDVLQKFFSYDVERATQLMLTVHYRGKAICGIFTAEVAETKVAMVNDYARENEHPLLCTLEKA
- the clpA gene encoding ATP-dependent Clp protease ATP-binding subunit ClpA, coding for MLNQELELSLNMAFARAREHRHEFMTVEHLLLALLSNPSAREALEACSVDLVALRQELEAFIEQTTPVLPASEEERDTQPTLSFQRVLQRAVFHVQSSGRSEVTGANVLVAIFSEQESQAAYLLRKHEVSRLDVVNFISHGTRKDEPNQASDSSNQVNNNEEQAGGEDRMENFTTNLNQLARVGGIDPLIGRDKELERAIQVLCRRRKNNPLLVGESGVGKTAIAEGLAWRIVQGDVPEVIADCTIYSLDIGSLLAGTKYRGDFEKRFKALLKQLEQDTNSILFIDEIHTIIGAGAASGGQVDAANLIKPLLSSGKIRVIGSTTYQEFSNIFEKDRALARRFQKIDVTEPSVEETVQIINGLKPKYEAHHDVRYTAKAVRAAVELAVKYINDRHLPDKAIDVIDEAGARARLMPASKRKKTVNVADIESVVARIARIPEKSVSQSDRDTLRTLGNRLKMLVFGQDKAIEALTEAIKMARAGLGHDHKPVGSFLFAGPTGVGKTEVTVQLSKALGIELLRFDMSEYMERHTVSRLIGAPPGYVGFDQGGLLTDAVIKHPHAVLLLDEIEKAHPDVFNILLQVMDNGTLTDNNGRKADFRNVVLVMTTNAGVRETERKSIGLIHQDNSTDAMEEIKKIFTPEFRNRLDNIIWFDHLSTEVIHQVVDKFIVELQVQLDQKGVSLEVSQEARNWLAEKGYDRAMGARPMARVIQDNLKKPLANELLFGSLVDGGQVTVALDQAKNELTYDFQSAAKHKPEAAH
- the infA gene encoding translation initiation factor IF-1, with the translated sequence MAKEDNIEMQGTVLDTLPNTMFRVELENGHVVTAHISGKMRKNYIRILTGDKVTVELTPYDLSKGRIVFRSR
- the aat gene encoding leucyl/phenylalanyl-tRNA--protein transferase, translated to MRLVQLSRHNIAFPSPEGALREPNGLLALGGDLSPARLLMAYQRGIFPWFSPGDPILWWSPDPRAVLWPAQFHLSRSMKRFHAKSPYRVTLNHAFGQVIEGCAEDRYEGTWITRDIITAYHQLHELGYAHSIEVWEGGALVGGMYGVAQGTLFCGESMFSRAVNASKTALLVFCEAFAQRGGRLIDCQVLNEHTASLGAIEIPRRQYIEQLDTSRQEKLPRDFWIPRTLFMPNA
- the cydC gene encoding heme ABC transporter ATP-binding protein/permease CydC produces the protein MRALLPYLALYKRHKWMLTLGIVLAIVTLLASIGLLTLSGWFLSASAVAGFAGLYSFNYMLPAAGVRGTAITRTAGRYFERLVSHDATFRVLQHLRIYTFSKLLPLSPAGLARFRQGELLNRVVADVDTLDHLYLRVISPIVGAFVVIVVVTLGLSVLDVPVALTLGGIMLLTLIILPPLFYRAGKSTGENLTRLRGDYRQQLTSWLQGQAELTIFGASKRYRARMESTELNWHEAQRRQSELTAFSQALMMLIGGVAVIAMLWLASGDIGGNTQPGPLIALFVFCALAAFEALAPVTGAFQHLGQVIASALRITQIAEQEPEVTFSSGQTVVPEQVALTLEEVTFAYDKQAQNALDGINLSVNAGQRIAILGRTGCGKSTLLQLLTRAWDPQRGHIRFNNTLLTDFSEQALRKTVSVVPQRVHLFSATLRDNLLLAAPVASDDALRAVLEQVGLQKLLEDEGLNSWLGEGGRQLSGGELRRLAIARALLHDAPLMLLDEPTEGLDATTESQILDLLANVMTGKTVLMVTHRLRGLASFDRIIVMDNGHIIEQGSHTELLAKQGRYYQFKQRL
- the cydD gene encoding heme ABC transporter permease/ATP-binding protein CydD, with amino-acid sequence MEKTRQQELTRWLKQQSVISRRWLTISRLLGFVSGLLIVAQAWLLARILNHMIMENIPREALLLPFIVLILIFILRAWVVWLRERVGFHAGQHIRYEIRRQVLDRLQEAGPAWIQGKPAGSWATLILEQIDDMHDYYARYLPQMALAVFVPLLIVIAIFPVNWMAALILMGTAPLIPLFMALVGMGAADANRRNFLALGRLSGHFLDRLRGMETLRIFGRGEAETENIRQASQDFRQRTMEVLRLAFLSSGVLEFFTSLSIALVAVYFGFSYLGALDFGHYGTAVTLSAGFLALILAPEFFQPLRDLGTFYHAKAQAVGAADSLKTFLETPLAHPERGDVTLNAKEPVTIEAQDFSILSPEGKVLAGPLNFTLPAGQRVVLVGTSGSGKSSLLNALSGFMAYTGSLRINRTELRNLDPDAWRKQLSWVGQNPQLPAATLRENVLLARPDAREDELQSVLDRAWVSEFLPLLPQGVDTEVGDQSAGLSVGQAQRVAVARALLNPCQLMLLDEPAASLDAHSEQRVMEALNAASRQQTTLMVTHQLEGIADWDQIWVMENGRIVEQGDYASLVAAQGPFAALLANRQEDI